From the Oceanicaulis alexandrii DSM 11625 genome, one window contains:
- a CDS encoding histidine kinase: MTRYLVSHENPTGRKLEDILMELRADVLIRCTKISSDERPEALHVLANNVKVLEHLTEAIELAQDSTQLLNRAFGPSEADKGGPPRIGEV; this comes from the coding sequence ATGACGCGCTATCTGGTGTCGCACGAAAATCCGACCGGTCGAAAGCTGGAAGACATCCTGATGGAGTTGCGGGCGGACGTTCTCATTCGCTGCACCAAGATCTCCAGCGATGAACGCCCCGAAGCCCTCCACGTTCTGGCCAATAATGTGAAAGTGCTGGAGCACCTCACTGAAGCCATCGAACTGGCGCAGGATTCAACCCAGCTTCTGAACCGCGCCTTTGGTCCCAGCGAAGCAGACAAGGGCGGCCCGCCGCGCATCGGCGAAGTCTAG
- a CDS encoding 4a-hydroxytetrahydrobiopterin dehydratase encodes MADKIGADAFLRQFDGWTAVDDRDAVRKVFKFSDFKSAFALMTQVAMKAEQMDHHPEWFNVYNTVDVTLSTHDADGVTELDVELARFIEERAAILNA; translated from the coding sequence ATGGCGGACAAGATCGGCGCAGACGCTTTTCTCAGACAGTTTGACGGCTGGACGGCGGTGGACGATCGCGACGCCGTGCGCAAGGTCTTCAAGTTTTCAGACTTTAAAAGCGCTTTTGCGCTGATGACCCAGGTCGCGATGAAGGCCGAGCAGATGGACCATCATCCAGAATGGTTCAATGTCTACAACACTGTGGATGTAACGCTGTCCACGCATGACGCCGATGGCGTCACCGAACTGGATGTGGAGCTGGCGCGGTTTATCGAAGAGCGCGCGGCGATCCTGAACGCCTGA